Within Spartobacteria bacterium, the genomic segment CGTGCAGCTTAACCCAATCAGGCCGATGGTTGCCATCAACATGCTTTTTTTCAGATAAACATTCATGACGATTCCTTTTTTTTGTTTTTTTATTTTTCTCTACGCTGCATTAACACAGCCACTAGAATGATTCCGCCTTTGACGGCGCCGTTTAAGTAGGGAGAAACACCAAGCATGTTCATCATGTTGCTGATAACTCCCAAAATGAGCATCCCCACCACAGTACCCATAATTCTGCCGCGACCGCCGTTCAACGAGGTACCCCCGATGATAACCGCCGTAATGGCATCCAGCTCATAGAGTACGCCGGAAGAAGAGGACGATACAGACGCCAGACGCGCTGATTCGATAGTTGCCGCAAGCGCGGTACAGAATCCAATCACCGCATAGGTTGCTATCTTAATTTTGTCGACATGAATACCGGAATAAAGAGCACTCTTTTCATTGCCGCCTACGGCATAGACGTAGGTTCCGAATTTTGTCTTTTTCAACACAAAATGAGCGACAATGGCCACAACAGCGAAGATAATCACAGGGATGGGAACCACGCCGCAAACACGTCCATTTCCAATCTGCGTAAAACTGCGGTCGCTTTTTCCAATCAGCGTAGCACCATTTGCAAATTGAATCAGCAGCGATCTGGCAATGGTTCCCGTGGCCAGCGTTACAATAAACGGGGCAAGCCGCGCCTTGGCAATCAGCATACCGTTCGCGATTCCGAAAGCAATGCCTGCCAGGCATCCGGCAGTTACCGCCCAAAAAACCGATACCCCTGTGGCCTGTATCAATATGATGATACCGCCACACAGGGCCAATAACGAACCCGCTGACAAATCAATGCCGCCGCCGATAATTACAAAGGTCATCCCGATTGCAATTAAGCCGATAATCGATGACTGTCGCAGCACATTCATAATGTTGCGCACCGTCAAAAATTTATCATTGGCTACCGAGGCCACCACACAAAGAACAATAAACGCAAGTAATGCGCTATGCTCATGCCACAGATTCTTAAAGAACCGCGTCCCTTTATTCACTTCACACGTCCTGTCACTCATTTTATTTGCTCCCAATACCTGTTGCCAAAACCATTATATTTTCTTCCGTAATATCCTCACCCGTCAGCTCACCGCTAATGCTTCCCTGATGCATCACAACAACGCGCTGCGAAACAGCAATGACTTCTGTCAAATCAGATGAAATGACGATGACCGCATTATTCTGTTTCGCTAACTGACTGATGATCTCGTAAATTTCCGCCCGTGCACCGATGTCAACTCCGCGCGTCGGCTCGTCCAGAATCAGCACATGGGAATTCACTGCTACCCATTTACTTAGAACGACTTTCTGCTGATTTCCGCCACTCAGATTTTTGACATGCTGATCCACATTCGTGCATTTTGTGTTGAACATGCGCACCAGACCTTCTGCCACTTCGACATCTTTCACATCCCGGTTTACAAAGCCTTTTCCGAGCAGTTTCTGAACGATCGTGGTATTTTCAGTAATACTTCGATCCAGAAACAATCCGGTTCCTTTGCGATCTTCCGTAGCAAATCCAACTTTGTTTTTGATACACATGATCGGCGAACGACGCGTCAGCTCCTGTCCATAAACAAACACCTGCCCCTTACGGGGTTTGCGTATGCCGAATATGACTTCAGCCAGTTCGGTACGCCCGGCACCTACCAGCCCGGATATACCGAGGATTTCACCCTTGCGGACTGAAAGTGACACGTCGCTCAATAAGCTGTCGCTTACATTCCTGACCTCCAGCGCCACTTCACCCGAGCCGTCATAGGCATTCTGACGAGTGAGACTAACCTTGCGACCCACCATCAGCTCGGCGATATCATTTTCCGTCACCTCGTCAATGTTCTTTGTGGCAATGTAGTTTCCATCACGTAAAACAGTGATGCGGTCACATATCTGCTTTATCTCTTTCAAGCGATGAGAAATATAAATAATGGATACGCCGTTTTTCTTCAGCTTTTCAATCAGTCGAAACAGCATATCCGTTTCATCTGAGGTCAATACGGCTGTCGGCTCATCCATGATGAGCAGATCCGCATTAACCGACAGCGCTTTCGCAATTTCCACAATCTGCTTTTTTGCGATGCCCAGATCTCTGATTTTGGCTCTTGGATCAATAGGTTCCAGATCAGCCAGCAGTGCCTCTGCATCATCAAACATTTTTCGATGATTCAAAAAGCCAGAACGCGTCGGCTCACGGCACAAATAAATGTTTTCTGCTACCGTAAGGTGATCCATCAGATTCAATTCCTGATGAATCATGGAAATACCGCGCTGCTGCACTTCCAAGGTGTTCAGCTTATCGATGTATTCCCCTTTGTATACCATCGTTCCACTGAACTCTACATTCACCCGTGCAAGTATTTTCATCAATGTCGATTTTCCGGCACCGTTTTCACCGCACAAGGCAATGCATTCGCCTTTTTTTACGTTGAAATCTACGTCATGCAGAACTTCAACACCGTAAAAACTCTTGGAAATACCCTTCATCTCAAGAATGTATTCCATACCAAACCTCCCTGCTTATACGGTTTCCACCTGTAAATTGAAAATACCGGCAACGTATTTCATGTCATTCAGCAGTTTGCCTTTAGCAACAATGCTATGGTGTGAATACAGCTTATCAATGAGCTTGTATCCATCCTGTACCCGGACAATACCGCCATTACGGCAGTCAGAACCGGGATATTGGGCGTATCCTTCCAGCACACCTTCAACGACCAGCATTTTTTCCATCATCGGATGCATAGTAATCATTGTTATATCGCCAGGGGCATACTGTGCATCCAGAGCAATGGCATTTTCATCTACGATGCCCAGCGCCTTGCGTGTAACATTCCATTTTTCCGCGAAACATCTGGGCAACAGCCCGAAATATCCACAATGGGCCAGCAGCAAATGATGCGCCGGATCTTCGATGT encodes:
- a CDS encoding ribose ABC transporter permease encodes the protein MSDRTCEVNKGTRFFKNLWHEHSALLAFIVLCVVASVANDKFLTVRNIMNVLRQSSIIGLIAIGMTFVIIGGGIDLSAGSLLALCGGIIILIQATGVSVFWAVTAGCLAGIAFGIANGMLIAKARLAPFIVTLATGTIARSLLIQFANGATLIGKSDRSFTQIGNGRVCGVVPIPVIIFAVVAIVAHFVLKKTKFGTYVYAVGGNEKSALYSGIHVDKIKIATYAVIGFCTALAATIESARLASVSSSSSGVLYELDAITAVIIGGTSLNGGRGRIMGTVVGMLILGVISNMMNMLGVSPYLNGAVKGGIILVAVLMQRREK
- a CDS encoding sugar ABC transporter ATP-binding protein, whose protein sequence is MEYILEMKGISKSFYGVEVLHDVDFNVKKGECIALCGENGAGKSTLMKILARVNVEFSGTMVYKGEYIDKLNTLEVQQRGISMIHQELNLMDHLTVAENIYLCREPTRSGFLNHRKMFDDAEALLADLEPIDPRAKIRDLGIAKKQIVEIAKALSVNADLLIMDEPTAVLTSDETDMLFRLIEKLKKNGVSIIYISHRLKEIKQICDRITVLRDGNYIATKNIDEVTENDIAELMVGRKVSLTRQNAYDGSGEVALEVRNVSDSLLSDVSLSVRKGEILGISGLVGAGRTELAEVIFGIRKPRKGQVFVYGQELTRRSPIMCIKNKVGFATEDRKGTGLFLDRSITENTTIVQKLLGKGFVNRDVKDVEVAEGLVRMFNTKCTNVDQHVKNLSGGNQQKVVLSKWVAVNSHVLILDEPTRGVDIGARAEIYEIISQLAKQNNAVIVISSDLTEVIAVSQRVVVMHQGSISGELTGEDITEENIMVLATGIGSK